The Dehalococcoidales bacterium genome window below encodes:
- a CDS encoding ABC transporter ATP-binding protein: MLRIVDVHTFYGESHILHGISLEINPGSVTAILGRNGMGKTTLMRSIIGFTPVRYGEIWFKEKEISRLPSYKIAQMGLGLVPQGRRIFPSLSVKENLTVGQKPMMSSHSWSLERVYSSFPILEERANVRGTLLSGGEQQMLCIARALLTNPEFLLMDEPSEGLSPLFVMRVGEIISELKKEGLSILLAEQNLSLAVEVSDYVCIISKGELVYKSTPQDLLSNEEIMLKHLAIKT, translated from the coding sequence ATGCTTAGAATAGTCGATGTGCATACTTTCTATGGAGAAAGCCATATCCTACATGGTATCTCTCTGGAGATCAATCCTGGTTCAGTAACAGCTATCTTGGGTCGCAATGGAATGGGAAAGACAACTCTTATGCGATCGATAATTGGCTTCACCCCGGTTCGTTATGGTGAAATCTGGTTTAAGGAAAAAGAAATATCGAGGCTCCCATCATATAAGATTGCTCAAATGGGCCTAGGTTTGGTACCACAGGGAAGGCGGATCTTCCCATCTCTAAGTGTCAAGGAAAACCTCACCGTAGGGCAGAAACCGATGATGAGCAGTCATAGTTGGTCATTGGAAAGGGTTTATTCGTCCTTCCCAATTCTAGAAGAGCGTGCGAATGTCAGAGGTACCCTACTAAGTGGTGGAGAGCAGCAGATGTTATGCATCGCCAGAGCCTTGCTTACTAATCCGGAATTTCTGCTGATGGATGAACCATCGGAAGGTCTCTCCCCACTGTTTGTAATGAGGGTGGGTGAAATCATTTCTGAGTTGAAGAAAGAGGGGCTATCAATACTGTTGGCCGAGCAGAACTTGTCCCTTGCCGTAGAAGTTAGTGATTACGTTTGTATAATAAGCAAAGGGGAATTAGTCTATAAATCAACTCCTCAAGACTTATTGAGTAATGAGGAAATTATGCTCAAGCATCTTGCTATTAAGACCTGA